Sequence from the Sanguibacter keddieii DSM 10542 genome:
GAACCCCTGGGGCAGCCGCGAGGCGACGTCGGTCAAGGAGGTCCCGGCGTCGCTGGCGATCATGGGTGGTGGCGTCGTAGGCGTCGAGATGGCCACGGCCTTCGCCGACCTCGGCACGAAGGTCACCCTCGTGGTGCGGGGTGAGCGGCTCCTCGCGTCGAACGAGCCCTTCGCCGGCGAGGCCGTCGCCGACTCCCTCCGCGACCTGGGCGTCGACGTGCACCTGAGCACGGACGTCACCTCGGTCGAGGTGCACGACGACGGCACCCATTTGGTCACCTCGTCAGGCGGCTCGACCCAGACGCTCGTCGCGGAGAGGCTGCTCGTCGCGACCGGGCGGAAGCCCGCGACCGACGACATCGGCCTCGACGTCGTCGGGCTCACGGCCGGCGACCCCCTGACCGTCGACGACGCGATGCTCGTCGAGGGCGTCGAGGGCGGCTGGCTGTTCGCCGTCGGAGACGTCACCGGGCGCGTGGCCACCACGCACCAGGGCAAGTACGACGCGCGCGTCGCCGGGGACGTCGTCGCCGCGCGGTTCGGCGGCTCCTCCGAGGGTGAGCTGGACGCGCCCGACTGGAGCCGGTTCCGCGCGACCGCCGACCACGCCGCAGTACCCCAGGTCGTGTTCTCCCGCCCCGAGGTCGCGAGCGTCGGCCTCACCGAGCAGGGAGCCAAGGACGCCGGGTACCAGGTCGACGTGTTCTCCTACGACCTCGGCTCCGTCGCCGGGGCAGCCGTCGCGGCCGACGGGTTCACCGGGAAGGCGCAGATCGTCGTGGACACCGACCGCGGCGTGATCGTCGGCGCGACCTTCGTCGGCCCGGAGGTCGCCGAGCTGCTGCACGCCGCGACCATCGCCGTCGTCGGCGAGGTGCCGCTCGACCGGCTCTGGCACGCCGTGCCGTCGTACCCGACGGTCTCCGAGGTGTGGCTGCGGCTGCTCGAGGCCGCCGGGCTCTGACCGGAACCTCTCTGACAGGAGACCCCGGCCACGCTCCCCCGGGCACTACGGTGGTCAGCGGCCGTCCACCTGCGGCAGTCGGACGGCCGTCGGGCGTCCGCCCGGCGGCCGCCCCGCAGCACGCCGTAGCCCAGAGCCCGTAGCCCGGAGGACCCGTGAAGTTCGAGCACGCACCGCAGGCCTCCTACGAGGACGTCGGCGGCGGCCAGGTGCTGCACTCGGCCCCGGGGTTCCCCGGGTTCCCGGCGCGGCTCGCGGTCGAGCTGTTCGAGCGCGCGCGGGTGCTCGTGGGCCGCGAGCGCGTCGGTCTCTGGGACCCGATGTGCGGTGCCGGCGGGATCCTCACGTCGGTCGCGCTGCTGCGTCCCGACGCGCTCACGCGGGTCCTCGCGAGTGACGTCGACGAGGGGGCGCTCGAGCTCGCCCGCAAGAACCTGCTGCTCACGACCGTCCCAGGCCTCGAGGCGCGGCGGGCCGAGCTCGTCGAGCGGGGTGCGGCCGCGGGGCGGGTCGCGTCAGCCGACCGGCTCCTGGCTCGGGTCGCCGGGCTCCCGGCGCCGCCCGCCTCCCTCGCCCGCGCAGACGTCACCGACCCGTCCTCCGTCGCCGGCCTCGACCTCGACGGCGTCGACGTCGTCATGGCCGACCTGCCCTACGGCACCCAGACCGACTGGGCCTCGACCTCGACGACGCCGACCGCGCAGGCTCTCGAGGTCCTCCGTGACGCCCTCCCGGACGGCGCCGTCGTCGTGCTGAGCACCACCGAGCGAGAGCACCTGCGCGGGCTGCCCGACGCGACCAGGTCCTTCAAGCACGGCCACCGGTACGTCCGGCTGTACCGGACGGGTGCCTGAGCCCCGGCGGACATGGACGCTCGAGCCCCGGGGCCCGTCGACGCGCCGGTGCGCGCCGTCTGTCGGGCGGTCGAGACAGGCCGTCGAGGTGGGCAGTCGAGCCCATCCGTTCACCCGTCCGACCAGGTGCCCAGGCGGTAGAGTCGGGAACCGAGACGTCTTCGTCGACGAGCCTGCGCGACATGAGAACCGGAGTCCTGATGAGCGAGAGCACCCCCCTGACCCCTCCCGGCGCATCCCTGGTGCTGCAGCCGCCGGCGCCCGTCGCCGCGGTCGAGCCGGAGCAGGTCGGTGGGATGGTCCCGGTCCCCGACGCCAAGAAGCAGGAGCTCGCGGCGACCGCCGAGGCGTACGCGGCCGAGCTCGCGACCCTCACGCCCAACAGCCCCGAGCTGCAGGCGAAGATCACCGAGATCACCACCCTCGGCCGCGACGAGATCCAGGGCGCCGCCAACGCGTCGAACCGCATGCTCGAGCGTCCCGCGTCCGCCCTGGCGGCAGCCAAGGGCAGCGGCGACGCCGGTGACGCGCAGGCCCGCGTGGCCAAGACGCTCACCGACCTGCGCTTCCAGGTCGAGGACCTCACGCCCAACCGTGCGGACCTCACCGGTGCCCGCAAGATCCTCGGGTTCATCCCCGGCGGGTCCAAGATCGCCCGGTACTTCGACCGCTACAAGTCGGCGCAGGTGCAGCTCGACTCGATCACCCGCGCCCTCGAGTCCGGTCAGGACGAGCTCCGCAAGGACAACGCGTCGATCGAGCAGGAGAAGGTCAACCTCTGGAACACCATGGGCACGCTGTCGGAGTACGCCGTGCTCCTCGGCGGGCTCGACGCGGCCGTCGAGAAGAAGATCACCGAGGTCGAGGTCTCCTCCCCCGACACCGCCAAGGCCATGCGCTCCGACGTGCTGTTCGCCGTCCGCCAGCGCCGCGAGGACATCCTCACGCAGCTCGCCGTGTCCGCCCAGGGCTACCTCGCGATGGACATGGTCCGCGCCAACAACGTCGAGCTCATCAAGGGCGTCGACCGGGCCCGCACCACCACGCTGTCTGCGCTGCGCACCGCCGTGATCGTCGCCCAGGCGCTCACCAACCAGCGTCTGGTCCTCGACCAGATCACCGCGCTCAACAAGACGACCAGCGACCTCATCGCCTCGAACGCCGAGATGCTCAAGACCACCTCGGCGGACATCCACCGCCAGGCCGCCGCCTCGACCATCGAGATCGACAAGCTCGAGAAGGCGTTCCAGGACGTCTTCGAGACCATGGACGCGATCGACACCTTCCGCGCCGAGGCCGCTTCGAGCATGGCCGTGACCATCACGTCGCTCGAGGGTCAGATCGAGCGGGCGCAGCCGTACCTCGAGCGGGCCAAGAGCCGCCCCGAGATCACCTCCTGACCCACTCCGCCGGCCCAGCAGGCCAGCACGCACGACCTCCGCAATCCCGCACGCACCGACGAGGACGAACCGATGAGCTGGTTGTTCGGACGCCGGGGCCCGGCCGTCCCGGACACCCCGGCACCGGTCGCCGCCCCGGAACCGCAGGCGCCCTTCCACGACGTCATGGAGGGGCACCTGCGCGGGCTCGTCGGTGCCGCCAAGCAGAGCGGGGCGACCCTGCCCGTCCCCGCGTCCATCCTGCTGTTCTCGATGCTCGACAACCTCAACGAGCTGCTCGACCACACCCTCGTCGCACCGCCGACGGTCGACGAGCAGATCGCCATCGAGTTCATGATCAAGGACTACATCCCCTCGACCGTCAACGCCTTCCTCGCCTCGCGCGCCGAGCGCGCCACGAAGGAAGAGCTCCTGCTCAGCCAGCTGCGCCTGCTCGACGGCCGCGTCCACTCGATGGTGACCGCGGTCTACGCGCACGACAACGCCCAGCTCGAGATCAACGGTCGATTCCTCCGCGAGAAGTTCGGGTGACCTGACATGCCAGCCATCACGCTCTCCAAGGGCGCCAACGCCTCCGTCACCCACAACGTCCCCACGGCCACGACCATCACGGTCGGGTTCTCGTGGCACGTCGTGCAGAGCAACGGACCGGCGACCGAGGTCGTGCCGTGCGCGATCGCGTGCGGCCAGGACGGCCTCGCCGTGACCGCCCAGCACGTCGTGTACTTCAACCAGATGCTCAGCCCCGACGAGGCGGTCTCCTACGAGCCCGACGGGTCGCTGCCCGGCGGTGACGTCGAGCAGATCGAGGTCGACCTCCAGCGGATCCCCTCGAACGTCATGAGCATCGCGCTGATCCTCTACGTCAACCCCGACCTGCGTCAGCCCGGCACCTTCGACAGCGTGCGGGACTGCGTGGTGCGCGTCCTCGACCGCGCCGGCTCCGAGGTGATCCGCTACCCGGTCGAGGCCGCAGACCTCGGCGCGACGAGCGCCGTCGTCGCCGGCGAGCTGTACCGCCGCCAGAACGAGTGGAAGTTCCGCGCCATCGGGCAGGGCTTCGCCGGAGGGGTCGCCGACGTCGCGCAGAACTTCGGCTTCGAGCTGTGAGCGGCACCCCCGTCGACTCGTTCATCCGACGGCGCCCGCCCCACCGCCCGGAGGCCCCCACGGCCGGCGCGCCGTCGGCCGTCCGGCTGAGCATCGGGACGCCGACGGCCACCGTCCGTGAGCCCGAGCCGCCCGCCCGGTCGATCCCCCGGGTGACCGGCGCCGGGCGTCTCGACGCCCGCCAGCCCATGCTCGCCCTCTCCCGGTTCCAGTCCGCGATCGGCTCCCTCCAGGTGGTGGTCGGCGGCGACGTCTGCGGGATGGACGTCCTGTGGGAGCTCGGCGACCACCGGCAGGGCAGCGTCGACAACGCCCCGCTCGACGCTGGACGGCGCCGCCTCGTCTCGCACGACCGCATGCCGGGGTTCGTCCTGGGGCTGCGCCACGCCCGCGGGCTCCGGCGGGTGCTCTTCTACCTGCCGTCGACCTCCTCGGTCACCGTCAACCTCTACGACGGCACGACGATCGCCTGCGACCCGAAGATCTCCGTGCTCGCGCTCTACCAGCACGACGGCCTCGTCCACCTGCGCTACGACGGTGAGCCGTACCCGACGCTCGGCTCGGTCAAGGCGGCCTACGGCTTCGCGTAGGGGCTGTGGCCTCGCACCCGGTGCCCCTGTGAGCGCTGCACCGGCGCTGCACCCGTGCTGACCCGGCGCTGGCCGCTGACCCCAGACGCACGAGAGCCCGGTTGCTCCCCGTGAGGTGGAGAGCAGCCGGGCTCTGACGTGGTGCGTCAGCCCGCGGAGGCTGGGTCAGTCAGTCGAACAGACAGTCAGTCCGTCGCGAGCGACGGGTCGCTCGAGAGGATCAGGCCGACCGTGATGTTGCCCTGGCGCAGGGCGTCCTTGGTGAGGTTGCCGCCGGCGTCGAGCGAGACGAACTCGCCGACCTCGAGGCCGTAGGTGTCCTCGAGGCCCAGCTGGCAGAACGCGCGCTCCGGGCACTCCGGCGGGCCGCCGAGGACGACGTCGCCGCAGGTGGTCGCGAGCTCGGTGAGCGTCGTGACGCCGTACTGCTCCGAGAAGGCCGTCGTCACGGCGAAGGCGTTCTGGTCCTGGGCGTCGGCCGGGGTGCCGAAGGCGAGCCCGACTTCATCACCGAGGCCCGTCAGGCCCTCGACGGTCGCGTCGAGGTCCGTCGTGGCGACGGGCTCCGGGTTCTCGCCGTTGACCTTGGCGTTGAGGAACTCGGTCAGCGTGCTCACGTACTCGGGGACCACGGTGATCGCACCGGACTCGAGGTCCGTGAGGTAGAGCTCGCGGTTGCCGATGTCCTGGGTCTGCGCGTCGTAGCCCGCGGCGTTGAGCACCTCGACGTAGAGGTTCGCGAGCGTCTGACCCTCGGAGAAGTTCGGGGCTCCGACGATCACCGAGCGACCCTCGCCGACCTGCTCGGGCGAGCCGAGGTCGTTCGCGGCGACGAAGTCGGCCGCAGCCTGCTGCGAGGTCTGACGGTCGACGTCGACGGCCTTGTTGAGGTCGACGAGCGCCGGGGTGTCGAGGACCGCGGACACGGTGTCGAGGACCGTGACGATCTCGGCGTCCTCGCCCGCAGCGGCCGCGTTGACCGCGGGGATGATGTTGTCGGGGTTCTGGAGGGTCTTGTCGTCCTCGAGCCCGACGAAGGTGTCGCCCGGGACGGGGTCGCAGGTCTCGAGGTTCGAGGCCGCGGTCGGCGTCGCGGCGGACGTCGTGCCCGACCCGCTCGAGGAGCCCGGGTCTCCGCAGGCGGCGAGGACGAGGACGAGCCCCAGCGCCGCCGCGGTGGTGGTCATGGTAGTGCGACGAGCGCGCATGGTGTCTCCAGGGTAGAGAGGTCGAGCATCTAGTGGACCCCGCCGGCGGTCTCGAGGCAACCGGTCAGGGGCGTGCTGGGGTCTCGCTCTGATAACGGTCTGCGGCCCGCTGCGCCGGTCTCTGCGCCGGTCAGGCCCCCTGGAGGGCCCGCACCGGTGCGGGGGTGAGCAGGCGCTGCGCGAGGGCGAGCACCCCCTCGACGAGCAGGCAGAGGACCGCGACGATCACACCGCCGGCCAGCACCTGGCCGAAGCGCTGCGTGCCGAAGCCCTGCGTGATGATGATCCCGAGGCCTCCGCCGCCCACCAGGGCGGCCAGCGGGATGGTCGCGATGACCTGTACGGCGGCGGTGCGCAGCCCCGAGGTGATGAGCGGCAGGGCGAGCGGGAGCTCGACCTGGAGCAGCACCCGGGTACCCGACATGCCGATGCCGGTGGCCGCGTCGCGGATGTCCGCGTCGACGCTGCGCACGCCCTCGTAGGTGTTGGCGAGGATCACGGGCAGCGCGAAGATCGCCGCCGCGTACACCGTCGGGGTGTTGCCGAAGCCGACGCCCGTCGAGGCGAAGATCGTCAGGAGCGCGAAGGTGGGCAGCGCCCGGGTCACGTTGGTGAGGACGACGGTCGACGTCCCGAGCTTGGCGGCCCGACGGCTGTGCCCGAGGACCACGCCGAGAGGCAGGGCGATCACGGAGGCGAGCAGCACGGCCTGGAGCGTCATGACGAGGTGCTCGCCGGTGAGCGCGAGGATGCCGCCCTTGCCCTGCCAGTTGAGCGGGTCGTTGAGCCAGGCGATCGCAGCGGAGATCTCGTTCATCGCGAGCTCACCGCCGCCCGCGACCAGGGCGTGACGAGCCGGCCGACGAGGTACAGCACGAGGTCGATGAGCAGGCCGAGCGCCAGGCACAGCAGCGTGGCCGTCATGATCTGCGCGTGGTAACCGCTGGTGAAGCCGCGGAACATCAGCTGGCCCAGACCGCCGTAGCCGATGACCACGCCCACGGTCACCAGGGCGACGGTGCTCACCGACGCGAGCCGCAGGCCGGTGATGACGGCGGGCAGCGCGTTGGGCATCTCGACCGTGAAGAGCATCCGCCAGCGGCCGTAGCCCAGGCCGCGGGCGGCGTCGGTCACCGCCGGGTCCACACCGCGCAGCCCGACGAGGGTGTTGCGGACCAGCAGCAGCAGCGCGTAGAGCACCAGACCCAGCAGCACGGTGCTGCGCCGGTCACGGATGAACGGGTAGACCACCGCGAAGAGCGCGAGCGACGGGATCGTGTAGAGCACGCCCGTCGTCGCGACCAGCGGCCCGGACAGCCAGGGCCAGGCGTGGGCGAGGGCGGCC
This genomic interval carries:
- a CDS encoding dihydrolipoyl dehydrogenase family protein, translating into MSTSTDHSSDSSSAAETTYDVIVVGAGAVGENAADRAGRTGLSVAVVEAELVGGECSYWACMPSKALLRPGAVLEAARAVPGAAEMITGTLDPAKVLARRDSFTSGWDDSSQVDWLDGAGIALVRGRARLTGPKTLDVTADDGTVTHLTARHAVVVATGSVPVVPPVPGLAEANPWGSREATSVKEVPASLAIMGGGVVGVEMATAFADLGTKVTLVVRGERLLASNEPFAGEAVADSLRDLGVDVHLSTDVTSVEVHDDGTHLVTSSGGSTQTLVAERLLVATGRKPATDDIGLDVVGLTAGDPLTVDDAMLVEGVEGGWLFAVGDVTGRVATTHQGKYDARVAGDVVAARFGGSSEGELDAPDWSRFRATADHAAVPQVVFSRPEVASVGLTEQGAKDAGYQVDVFSYDLGSVAGAAVAADGFTGKAQIVVDTDRGVIVGATFVGPEVAELLHAATIAVVGEVPLDRLWHAVPSYPTVSEVWLRLLEAAGL
- a CDS encoding toxic anion resistance protein, which codes for MSESTPLTPPGASLVLQPPAPVAAVEPEQVGGMVPVPDAKKQELAATAEAYAAELATLTPNSPELQAKITEITTLGRDEIQGAANASNRMLERPASALAAAKGSGDAGDAQARVAKTLTDLRFQVEDLTPNRADLTGARKILGFIPGGSKIARYFDRYKSAQVQLDSITRALESGQDELRKDNASIEQEKVNLWNTMGTLSEYAVLLGGLDAAVEKKITEVEVSSPDTAKAMRSDVLFAVRQRREDILTQLAVSAQGYLAMDMVRANNVELIKGVDRARTTTLSALRTAVIVAQALTNQRLVLDQITALNKTTSDLIASNAEMLKTTSADIHRQAAASTIEIDKLEKAFQDVFETMDAIDTFRAEAASSMAVTITSLEGQIERAQPYLERAKSRPEITS
- a CDS encoding TerD family protein, with protein sequence MPAITLSKGANASVTHNVPTATTITVGFSWHVVQSNGPATEVVPCAIACGQDGLAVTAQHVVYFNQMLSPDEAVSYEPDGSLPGGDVEQIEVDLQRIPSNVMSIALILYVNPDLRQPGTFDSVRDCVVRVLDRAGSEVIRYPVEAADLGATSAVVAGELYRRQNEWKFRAIGQGFAGGVADVAQNFGFEL
- a CDS encoding glycine betaine ABC transporter substrate-binding protein, encoding MTTTAAALGLVLVLAACGDPGSSSGSGTTSAATPTAASNLETCDPVPGDTFVGLEDDKTLQNPDNIIPAVNAAAAGEDAEIVTVLDTVSAVLDTPALVDLNKAVDVDRQTSQQAAADFVAANDLGSPEQVGEGRSVIVGAPNFSEGQTLANLYVEVLNAAGYDAQTQDIGNRELYLTDLESGAITVVPEYVSTLTEFLNAKVNGENPEPVATTDLDATVEGLTGLGDEVGLAFGTPADAQDQNAFAVTTAFSEQYGVTTLTELATTCGDVVLGGPPECPERAFCQLGLEDTYGLEVGEFVSLDAGGNLTKDALRQGNITVGLILSSDPSLATD
- a CDS encoding ABC transporter permease — translated: MNEISAAIAWLNDPLNWQGKGGILALTGEHLVMTLQAVLLASVIALPLGVVLGHSRRAAKLGTSTVVLTNVTRALPTFALLTIFASTGVGFGNTPTVYAAAIFALPVILANTYEGVRSVDADIRDAATGIGMSGTRVLLQVELPLALPLITSGLRTAAVQVIATIPLAALVGGGGLGIIITQGFGTQRFGQVLAGGVIVAVLCLLVEGVLALAQRLLTPAPVRALQGA
- a CDS encoding ABC transporter permease encodes the protein MNPEQPANPWLSWQYVQDNSDEILRYLGEHVSLTLQAIAIALVVAIPLAALAHAWPWLSGPLVATTGVLYTIPSLALFAVVYPFIRDRRSTVLLGLVLYALLLLVRNTLVGLRGVDPAVTDAARGLGYGRWRMLFTVEMPNALPAVITGLRLASVSTVALVTVGVVIGYGGLGQLMFRGFTSGYHAQIMTATLLCLALGLLIDLVLYLVGRLVTPWSRAAVSSR